AAGTTCCCGCATGGCGGCGGTGACGGCGGACACGGCCTCGTTGGCCTGCCGTGTGGCGTCGGCGGCGGTCTCCGCGTTGCGCAGCACCGTCAGCGTCGTCGTCGCGATATCGGGAGCGGCGCTGGCGCGGCCTTCGCCGACGATGGTGAGGGTGCGTGTCTCGCTGTCGGGCGCCTGCGCGGAGGCGGCCATCGGGACGGCTGCCAGCAGCACGGCGAGCGGCAATGCCAGGGTCTTCGAAAACATCTGCGAGTATACCTCCGGTTCATTCGATTCGGCGAATGTGCCAGACAATTGAGGCGTGAACCGGCCGTGGGAAGGGGCCGGGAATTTCGCGTGGCCGTCGCTTGTGGTTGACCGGCCTTTCGGCTAGAGCCTTGGCGCGTAGGGTCCGTAGCTCAATGGTTAGAGCCGGCGGCTCATAACCGCTTGGTTGGGGGTTCGAGTCCCTCCGGACCTACCACGCACAGTTTGTACAGCCCGAAGACGTCAGCCAAACGCCATCGTCAAGCTCGTTCAATCCGGGCCTCCGACCTTGCGGCGTCGTTCGTCAGGTGAGGTCGGCGACCAGATCGGAGGCCACCCACAGCACGGTGGCGTTTCCCGGCCCCTCCGATACCAGCACATGCGCCATGGCTGAATCGAAATAACAGCTATCGCCGACGTCGAGCGTGAGCGGCTCGTACAGTTCGGTCAGGATGCGCACCCTGCCGGACAGGACATAGACGAACTCTTCGCCGGCATGGCGTACGTAATCCCGCGAGGAGATGCTCTCTCCCATGCCGATGGTGGCGACGATGGGGTGGAACCGCTTGTTGGACACATCGGCCGACAGCATCTCGTAATCGTAATGCTGCGCCTCGATGCGCGCGCCGCCGCCGGCACGCGTGACGGAGCGCCGGCCAGATCGCATGCTCGTCGCCTCGTCGACGAAGAGCGTCTCCATCTCGGCCCCGAGGCCGAGGGCGAGACGCAGGATGATGTCGTAGGTCGGCGACATCCGCGCATTCTCCACCTTGGAAATGGTGGATGCGGCCACGCCGCAGCGCGCCGCAAGATCCCTGACGGTCAGCCCGCGATCCTTGCGCAGGCTTTTGATCCGCTGGCCGAAGCGATCGATTCGCGTCTGCACGAGTTGCGCCGATACGACGGGCCGGGGCGGTTCGAACGTATGTGTCACCGATGATGCCTTTCGATGCCTGCGGCCGGACGCACCCCTCGTCGAGGAGGGTCCGGGCACGACGACAACCCGCTTTTTGCACAGGATTTCCAGCTTTTTGCCGAAAGTTGGGGCAGCGCCCCGGATTGACCTGCACAATCCTGCTGTG
This genomic window from Aureimonas sp. OT7 contains:
- a CDS encoding XRE family transcriptional regulator, which produces MTHTFEPPRPVVSAQLVQTRIDRFGQRIKSLRKDRGLTVRDLAARCGVAASTISKVENARMSPTYDIILRLALGLGAEMETLFVDEATSMRSGRRSVTRAGGGARIEAQHYDYEMLSADVSNKRFHPIVATIGMGESISSRDYVRHAGEEFVYVLSGRVRILTELYEPLTLDVGDSCYFDSAMAHVLVSEGPGNATVLWVASDLVADLT